The following proteins are encoded in a genomic region of Lachnospiraceae bacterium KM106-2:
- a CDS encoding two-component system response regulator — protein MLLLNGILMMGVTIMKIAIYDSNSIDCQDLCHSIQEFCDQICLMVSIDTFNEINCLYDKVKQDIQGYHIYFINIQKNDPSSLKLIKEMKQSSPNCQIIMTSQVKEYAVDGFFYQVSDYLLKPIQHKQIRRSLYRCFNELKEEFRSIEVISKRVSMRIFLKDIQYVEIYGRTCEICTTQGIITTNISMNKMEQLLDCPCFLRCHRSYMINMNYIHKIEQSKIYLDSFTSIPLSQRHQTQIKEAYHKYILEAS, from the coding sequence ATGCTACTATTAAATGGAATATTAATGATGGGAGTTACAATAATGAAAATAGCAATCTACGATTCCAACAGTATCGACTGCCAGGATCTGTGTCATTCTATTCAAGAATTTTGTGATCAGATCTGTCTCATGGTCTCCATCGATACTTTTAATGAAATCAACTGTCTGTATGATAAAGTAAAACAGGACATTCAGGGGTATCACATCTATTTTATTAATATCCAAAAGAATGATCCATCCTCTCTAAAACTGATCAAAGAGATGAAACAGTCATCTCCTAACTGCCAGATCATCATGACCTCTCAGGTCAAAGAATATGCAGTTGATGGTTTTTTCTATCAAGTATCTGATTACTTGCTAAAACCAATTCAGCATAAACAAATTCGGCGTTCTCTTTATCGTTGCTTTAATGAATTAAAAGAAGAATTCCGTTCCATCGAGGTGATCAGTAAGCGTGTTTCCATGAGAATCTTTCTAAAAGATATCCAATATGTTGAAATCTACGGCAGAACCTGTGAAATCTGCACGACACAAGGAATAATCACTACTAATATATCAATGAATAAAATGGAGCAGTTACTAGATTGTCCATGTTTTCTTCGTTGTCATCGAAGTTATATGATCAACATGAATTATATTCATAAAATTGAGCAATCCAAGATCTATCTGGATTCCTTTACTTCAATCCCTTTATCACAAAGGCATCAGACTCAAATAAAAGAGGCCTACCACAAATACATATTAGAAGCATCATAA
- a CDS encoding N-acetylmuramoyl-L-alanine amidase: MKKSWLVMIFICIVLAITCGIKMYSDQNQKVEEKGVLSQAKATVTPKETKKPEESATETPEVTATPKVTATPKPTETPSVNEGKVIVIDPGHQGKGNSSREPIGPGAKQTKAKVSSGTTGRFTHVPEYVLTLQVSKKLKTALEKEGYQVIMTRTSHNVNISNSERAAIANKANADAFIRIHANGSENASVNGMLTISPTKRNPYCSSIYQSSYSLSDCLLKGMLKTTGAKSQGITQTDTMSGINWCKVPVSIVEMGYMTNQKEDRLMQTDAYQNKLVDGMVNGLNQYFKRNK, from the coding sequence ATGAAAAAAAGTTGGTTAGTTATGATTTTTATTTGTATTGTATTAGCAATCACATGTGGAATTAAGATGTATTCTGATCAGAATCAGAAAGTAGAAGAAAAAGGTGTCCTTAGTCAGGCGAAGGCAACTGTTACACCAAAGGAAACGAAGAAACCGGAGGAGAGTGCAACAGAGACGCCAGAGGTAACAGCGACACCTAAAGTGACAGCAACACCAAAACCAACAGAAACCCCAAGTGTAAACGAGGGCAAGGTCATAGTGATCGATCCTGGTCATCAGGGAAAAGGCAATTCAAGTAGGGAACCAATCGGACCTGGTGCAAAGCAGACGAAAGCAAAAGTATCATCCGGTACAACAGGCAGATTTACGCATGTGCCAGAGTATGTCCTTACATTACAAGTAAGTAAGAAATTAAAGACAGCGTTAGAAAAAGAAGGTTATCAAGTTATTATGACACGTACGAGTCATAATGTGAATATTAGCAATAGTGAACGTGCAGCGATTGCCAATAAGGCTAATGCAGATGCCTTTATTCGAATTCATGCAAATGGATCAGAAAATGCCAGTGTAAATGGTATGTTAACCATCAGTCCAACAAAAAGGAATCCATATTGTTCTTCAATTTATCAATCAAGTTATTCTCTTTCTGATTGTTTGTTAAAGGGAATGCTCAAGACCACAGGTGCCAAATCGCAAGGGATTACACAAACGGATACAATGAGTGGAATTAATTGGTGCAAAGTTCCTGTTAGTATTGTCGAAATGGGTTACATGACAAATCAAAAAGAGGATCGCCTCATGCAGACAGATGCCTACCAGAATAAGCTTGTAGACGGTATGGTAAACGGGTTGAATCAGTATTTTAAAAGAAATAAATAG
- a CDS encoding predicted phosphoesterase, with amino-acid sequence MKLMFASDIHGSYKYACKMMERYEEEKAENLILLGDLLYHGPRNDLPEEYAPKKVIELLNDKKDELLCVRGNCEAEVDQMVLQFPVMADYMILYLENRMVFVTHGHKYNLEQLPPMKKGSILVHGHTHVQAMEEHDGCTYINPGSVSIPKNGNKHSYMIYEDGTFTIKDLDGNMICEYNI; translated from the coding sequence ATGAAATTAATGTTTGCATCTGACATCCATGGTTCTTACAAATACGCTTGTAAGATGATGGAGCGTTATGAAGAAGAAAAAGCAGAAAACTTGATCTTATTAGGTGATCTATTATATCATGGGCCAAGAAATGACCTGCCAGAAGAATATGCACCAAAGAAGGTAATCGAACTTTTGAACGACAAAAAGGACGAGCTACTTTGTGTAAGAGGAAATTGTGAAGCGGAAGTCGATCAGATGGTATTACAATTTCCAGTCATGGCAGACTATATGATCCTTTATTTAGAGAATCGTATGGTGTTTGTCACACATGGTCATAAATATAATTTAGAACAATTACCTCCAATGAAGAAAGGTTCTATTTTAGTTCATGGACATACTCATGTGCAGGCGATGGAAGAACATGATGGATGTACTTACATCAATCCCGGTTCGGTATCTATTCCGAAGAACGGAAATAAGCATAGTTATATGATCTATGAAGATGGAACATTTACGATCAAAGATTTAGATGGAAATATGATTTGTGAATATAATATATAG
- a CDS encoding tRNA-specific 2-thiouridylase MnmA, which produces MDKKKVVIGMSGGVDSSVGAYLLKEAGYDVVGVTMQIWQDEDTCSIEENGGCCGLSAVEDARRVASQLGIPYYVMNFKREFKENVMDYFVDEYLEGRTPNPCIACNRYVKWESLLKRSLDIGADYIATGHYARVVKLDNGRYTLKKSATDAKDQTYALYNLTQHQLEHTVMPVGEYTKDKIREIAASIGLQVANKPDSQEICFVPDNDYAGFIEETTGKKAVPGNFVTTEGKIVGRHKGIIHYTVGQRRGLNLSLGYPVFVLEIRPETNEVVVGDGTKVFSEKLYCNNLNFMSIADLEGDMEVTVKIRYSHKGCPGIIRKIADDVVECDFVDPQRAITPGQAVVFYDDDIVVGGGTILKGKPE; this is translated from the coding sequence ATGGATAAGAAAAAAGTAGTTATAGGTATGTCTGGCGGAGTGGATTCCTCCGTCGGCGCTTATCTTTTAAAAGAAGCAGGTTATGATGTGGTTGGTGTTACGATGCAGATCTGGCAGGATGAAGATACCTGTTCCATTGAAGAAAATGGTGGATGCTGCGGCTTAAGCGCGGTAGAGGATGCACGTAGAGTTGCATCTCAATTAGGAATCCCTTATTATGTGATGAACTTTAAACGTGAGTTTAAAGAAAATGTAATGGATTACTTTGTAGATGAGTATTTAGAAGGAAGAACACCAAATCCATGTATCGCATGTAACCGCTATGTTAAATGGGAATCCTTGTTAAAACGTTCTCTAGATATCGGTGCAGATTATATTGCTACAGGACATTATGCAAGAGTGGTGAAGTTAGACAATGGCAGATATACATTGAAAAAATCTGCGACAGATGCAAAAGACCAAACTTACGCACTGTATAATCTGACACAACATCAACTGGAACATACAGTGATGCCTGTAGGTGAATATACAAAAGATAAAATACGTGAAATCGCTGCAAGTATCGGCTTGCAAGTTGCAAATAAGCCAGACAGCCAGGAGATCTGTTTCGTACCAGATAATGATTATGCAGGATTTATCGAAGAGACAACAGGTAAGAAGGCAGTTCCAGGTAATTTTGTGACAACAGAAGGCAAGATCGTAGGACGTCATAAAGGAATTATTCATTATACAGTAGGACAAAGAAGAGGACTTAATTTAAGTCTTGGTTATCCAGTATTCGTATTAGAGATCAGACCAGAGACAAACGAAGTTGTCGTTGGAGATGGAACAAAAGTATTCTCAGAGAAACTTTACTGTAATAACTTGAATTTCATGTCGATCGCTGATCTAGAAGGCGATATGGAAGTAACCGTTAAGATTCGATACAGCCATAAAGGTTGTCCGGGAATCATTCGTAAGATTGCTGATGATGTAGTTGAATGCGATTTTGTAGATCCACAAAGAGCGATCACGCCAGGACAAGCTGTTGTATTCTATGATGATGATATTGTTGTCGGCGGTGGTACGATTTTAAAGGGGAAACCAGAATGA
- a CDS encoding iron-sulfur cluster assembly scaffold protein IscU/NifU-like, which produces MYSEKVMDHFQHPRNVGEIENASGVGTVGNAKCGDIMRMYLDIDDNGVIQDCKFKTFGCGAAVATSSMATELVKGLTVEEALKVTNKAVMDALDGLPPVKVHCSLLAEEAIHAALWDYAEKHNMKIEGLQKPVNDISEHEEDHAEEY; this is translated from the coding sequence ATGTACAGTGAAAAAGTTATGGATCATTTCCAACACCCAAGAAATGTAGGCGAAATTGAAAATGCAAGCGGTGTAGGTACCGTAGGAAATGCAAAATGTGGAGATATCATGAGAATGTATCTTGACATCGATGATAATGGCGTTATCCAAGATTGTAAATTCAAAACTTTCGGATGTGGTGCTGCGGTAGCAACAAGCTCAATGGCTACTGAATTAGTAAAAGGACTTACAGTTGAAGAAGCGTTAAAAGTAACTAATAAAGCAGTTATGGATGCGTTAGATGGACTTCCTCCAGTGAAAGTTCACTGCTCATTATTAGCAGAAGAAGCAATCCATGCAGCACTTTGGGATTATGCAGAAAAACACAATATGAAAATTGAAGGGTTACAAAAACCAGTTAATGATATCAGCGAACATGAAGAAGATCACGCTGAAGAATACTAA
- a CDS encoding cysteine desulfurase: protein MDKKFIYLDNAATTPTRPEVVEAMLPYFTENFGNPSSVYEFAAKNKSVVTEAREKIAKALGTNTEDIYFTGGGSESDNWALKATADAYKAKGNHIITTKIEHHAILHTADFLEKHGYEVTYVNVDENGVVKLDELEKAIRPTTILISVMFANNEIGTIQPIKEIGEIARKHNVLFHTDAVQAFGQLDINVDDLNIDMLSASGHKLNGPKGIGFLYIRKGLKLRSFIHGGAQERHRRAGTENVPGIVGLGKAVEIAMATREDRVKKEIELRDYLIERVLKEIPYVRLNGDRRKRLPNNVNFSFQFIEGESLLIMLDMQGICGSSGSACTSGSLDPSHVLLAIGLPHEIAHGSLRLTLSENNTKEEMDYVVDKVKEIVDRLRSMSPLYEDFIKNNN, encoded by the coding sequence ATGGATAAGAAGTTTATATATCTTGATAATGCAGCTACTACACCAACTAGACCAGAGGTTGTAGAAGCAATGCTACCATATTTTACGGAGAATTTTGGTAATCCATCTAGTGTTTACGAATTTGCAGCAAAGAATAAAAGTGTTGTTACAGAAGCGAGAGAAAAGATCGCTAAAGCACTAGGAACAAATACAGAGGATATCTATTTCACAGGTGGTGGATCGGAATCTGACAACTGGGCATTAAAAGCTACAGCTGATGCATATAAAGCAAAAGGTAACCATATCATCACGACTAAGATCGAACATCATGCAATTCTTCATACCGCTGATTTCTTAGAGAAACACGGCTATGAAGTAACTTATGTTAATGTTGATGAAAATGGTGTTGTAAAATTAGATGAATTAGAGAAAGCAATTCGTCCAACTACAATCTTAATTTCTGTTATGTTTGCTAATAACGAAATCGGAACAATTCAGCCAATTAAAGAAATTGGTGAAATTGCAAGAAAGCATAATGTATTATTCCACACAGATGCTGTTCAGGCATTTGGTCAATTAGATATTAATGTAGATGACTTAAACATCGATATGTTAAGTGCATCTGGTCATAAATTAAATGGACCAAAAGGAATTGGATTCTTATATATCAGAAAAGGTCTTAAATTACGTTCATTCATTCACGGTGGTGCGCAAGAAAGACATCGTAGAGCGGGTACAGAAAACGTTCCTGGTATTGTAGGTCTTGGCAAAGCAGTTGAGATCGCAATGGCAACAAGAGAAGATAGAGTTAAGAAAGAAATTGAATTAAGAGATTACTTGATTGAAAGAGTATTAAAAGAAATCCCTTATGTTCGTTTAAACGGTGATAGAAGAAAACGTCTTCCTAACAATGTGAACTTTAGTTTCCAATTTATCGAAGGTGAATCTCTTCTTATCATGTTAGATATGCAAGGAATCTGTGGTTCAAGCGGTTCCGCATGTACTTCAGGATCACTTGATCCATCTCATGTATTATTAGCCATTGGCTTACCTCATGAGATCGCACATGGTTCTCTTCGTTTGACATTAAGCGAAAATAATACAAAAGAAGAAATGGATTATGTAGTAGATAAGGTAAAAGAAATCGTAGATCGTTTACGTTCTATGTCTCCATTATATGAAGACTTTATCAAAAACAATAATTAA
- a CDS encoding iron-sulfur cluster regulator IscR yields MKLSTKGRYGLRAVLDIALHGDQEAVALSAIAERQNISVSYLEQLIAKLKKAGIVNSTRGAQGGYTIARPCEEISVGDILRALEGDLNPVDCSEVTGSKETCKASDLCVTKYVWKKISDSINNTVDHLMLSELVAEGKAVAQQNGDKDGDHVYPC; encoded by the coding sequence ATGAAGCTATCAACAAAAGGAAGATATGGATTGCGTGCAGTGCTTGATATAGCTCTTCATGGTGATCAGGAAGCAGTTGCACTTAGTGCTATTGCAGAACGTCAAAACATATCAGTTAGTTATTTAGAACAATTGATTGCCAAATTAAAAAAGGCGGGTATCGTTAACAGTACCAGAGGAGCACAGGGTGGTTACACAATTGCAAGACCTTGCGAAGAGATATCTGTTGGTGATATTCTTAGAGCTTTAGAAGGAGATTTGAATCCGGTGGATTGTTCTGAAGTAACCGGAAGCAAGGAAACGTGTAAAGCATCTGACCTTTGTGTTACAAAATATGTTTGGAAAAAAATTAGTGACAGTATTAATAATACAGTCGATCACTTGATGTTGTCAGAGCTAGTTGCAGAAGGAAAAGCGGTAGCACAACAGAATGGTGATAAAGATGGGGATCATGTTTATCCCTGCTAA
- a CDS encoding stage V sporulation protein B: protein MSKNKIIKGTLILTLAGFATRIIGFFYRIYISKYLGAENMGVYQLVFPVYGICFTLYASGIQTSISKLVAAQVGKGAGGTRNVKRILHVGMACSLAIACTLSLLVHFKCDFIATRLVAEPKVAPSLRVLSYVFPFCGITAVINGYYYGLKKTFVPATTQLLEQIVRVVSIYFLASAAGGGDVGLTCELAVLGLVIGELVSNLYNIISLRFGNNAKRSNEPTKLTRKRIIIKDMFSLVIPLTSNRLLVSLLNSMEAILIPVMLRQAGLSSSESLSIFGILTGMSLPFIMFPSTITNSFSVLLLPTVSEAQAVDNDKLISRTTSITIKYCLIIGILSTGIFIVFGNALGTLIYHNATAGDYIVTLAWLCPFLYLTTTLASIINGLGKAYLTFVNSVIGLSIRILFVVFIIPKEGITGYLTGLLISQLIISTLDIIAVARIIKLDISLVDCIAKPGIIIFLISFLFSRIYTYFVHALSINALLILAGCALFFVAAYLMLLFVTRAVTLKEFR, encoded by the coding sequence ATGAGCAAAAATAAGATCATAAAAGGAACACTGATCCTGACGCTCGCCGGTTTTGCCACAAGAATCATTGGCTTTTTCTATAGAATCTACATATCAAAATATCTTGGTGCAGAGAACATGGGTGTCTATCAATTAGTCTTCCCTGTTTACGGTATCTGCTTCACCCTTTATGCGTCCGGAATTCAGACATCCATTTCCAAACTGGTCGCTGCCCAAGTAGGCAAAGGAGCGGGAGGGACTCGTAATGTAAAACGGATTCTTCATGTCGGTATGGCTTGCTCGTTAGCCATCGCCTGCACCTTATCCTTACTCGTTCATTTTAAATGTGATTTCATCGCAACCAGATTAGTCGCAGAACCCAAAGTGGCACCTAGCCTAAGAGTACTATCCTATGTTTTTCCGTTCTGCGGAATCACTGCGGTCATTAATGGCTACTACTACGGATTAAAGAAGACCTTTGTTCCAGCAACCACCCAGCTATTAGAACAGATTGTAAGAGTTGTCTCAATCTATTTTCTTGCTTCAGCGGCTGGTGGTGGAGACGTCGGGCTTACCTGTGAACTTGCAGTCTTAGGATTGGTTATCGGTGAACTCGTATCCAATCTCTATAACATTATTTCCCTTCGTTTCGGAAACAATGCGAAACGATCCAATGAACCAACCAAATTAACTAGAAAACGAATTATTATTAAAGATATGTTTTCACTTGTGATCCCGCTTACCAGCAATCGTCTCTTAGTAAGTCTACTTAATAGTATGGAAGCGATTCTGATTCCGGTTATGTTACGACAAGCAGGACTATCTTCAAGCGAATCCTTAAGTATCTTTGGTATTCTGACTGGTATGTCCCTACCTTTTATCATGTTTCCATCGACTATTACAAATTCATTTTCCGTCCTATTGCTTCCGACCGTATCAGAAGCACAGGCCGTAGATAACGATAAACTGATCAGCCGCACTACCTCCATCACTATTAAATATTGCCTGATTATCGGCATCTTAAGCACTGGAATCTTCATTGTTTTTGGAAATGCTCTTGGTACTTTGATCTATCATAACGCAACAGCCGGTGATTACATCGTCACCTTAGCTTGGCTATGTCCATTCCTTTATCTAACTACCACTCTCGCTAGTATTATAAATGGACTTGGTAAAGCCTATCTTACCTTTGTTAATTCCGTGATCGGATTGAGCATCCGAATTCTATTCGTTGTGTTCATCATTCCAAAAGAAGGAATCACAGGCTACCTTACTGGATTATTGATTAGTCAGCTTATTATCTCCACCCTCGATATCATTGCCGTGGCACGAATTATTAAATTAGATATCTCTCTTGTTGACTGTATTGCCAAACCTGGGATTATCATCTTCTTGATCAGCTTTTTATTCAGCCGCATTTATACCTACTTCGTTCACGCCCTATCGATTAATGCTCTACTTATATTAGCTGGCTGCGCCCTTTTCTTTGTCGCCGCCTACTTAATGCTTTTATTTGTAACAAGGGCCGTTACGCTCAAAGAATTCCGATAA
- a CDS encoding diguanylate cyclase/phosphodiesterase with PAS/PAC sensor(s): protein MVRYPISSMWVLGILSILLIVGGGLYGTRRIRYYKALMRDYLIEQKRYRIATELTNDVLFEYNMVNDVIEFSDKYEGLYGRKPKFEHYAKDKVALKHIYEEDRDQFIYFFQQLNKGEEFIEAEFRLLNANNEFEWCHAKGKTIFDHQGRPLRVIGKIVNIDTQKKTIDSLKNRADRDPLTNALNKSVTKDSINEVTIASRASKDKHALFVVDIDDFKSINDHYGHMQGDKVLSSVVSKINRIFRSTDIIGRIGGDEFVILMKHINTIEEIKKKAQILQDELNSNNSAETDHPQITASIGISIYPRDGGNYDELFVKADKALYDAKDNGKKNYMIYEP, encoded by the coding sequence ATGGTTCGTTATCCAATTAGTAGTATGTGGGTATTGGGAATCCTTAGTATCCTTTTGATCGTTGGGGGCGGTCTATATGGTACTCGAAGGATTCGTTATTATAAAGCACTCATGAGAGATTACTTAATAGAACAAAAAAGATATCGTATTGCAACAGAGTTGACGAATGATGTCTTGTTTGAATATAACATGGTTAACGATGTAATTGAGTTTTCGGACAAGTACGAAGGTTTGTACGGCAGAAAACCAAAATTTGAACACTACGCAAAAGACAAAGTTGCTTTAAAACATATTTATGAAGAAGATAGAGACCAATTTATATATTTCTTTCAGCAATTAAATAAGGGAGAAGAATTTATTGAAGCAGAATTCCGTTTGCTGAATGCGAACAATGAATTTGAATGGTGTCATGCAAAAGGAAAAACGATTTTCGATCATCAAGGGAGACCGTTGCGTGTAATTGGTAAGATTGTAAATATTGATACACAGAAAAAGACAATTGATTCCTTGAAGAATCGCGCAGATCGAGATCCTCTTACAAACGCGCTGAATAAATCGGTGACAAAGGATTCTATAAATGAAGTTACAATAGCAAGCAGGGCAAGTAAAGATAAACATGCCTTATTTGTAGTAGATATTGATGACTTTAAAAGTATTAATGATCATTATGGACATATGCAAGGAGATAAAGTATTATCTTCGGTTGTCTCCAAGATCAATCGAATCTTTCGATCAACGGATATTATTGGACGAATTGGCGGTGATGAATTCGTGATCTTAATGAAACATATTAATACGATAGAAGAGATCAAGAAAAAAGCACAGATCCTCCAAGATGAGTTAAATAGTAATAATAGTGCAGAGACAGATCATCCTCAGATCACAGCAAGTATCGGTATTTCCATCTATCCAAGAGATGGCGGTAATTATGATGAATTGTTTGTGAAGGCGGATAAGGCACTTTATGATGCGAAAGATAATGGAAAGAAAAATTATATGATTTATGAACCATAA